A region of the Perognathus longimembris pacificus isolate PPM17 chromosome 7, ASM2315922v1, whole genome shotgun sequence genome:
CCCAGCAGCCCCGGCCCGGCGGAGcggccggccgccgccgccgcccccgggggCTGGGCCGCGTCCCCGGACACGCCCGAGGCCGCCCGCAAGCGGGCGCTGTGCCCCTCGTGCTCGCTGCCGCTCTCGGAGAAGGAGCGCTTCTTCAACTACTGCGGCCTGGAGCGCGCGCTGGTGGAGGTGCTGGGCGCCGAGCGCTTCTCCCCGCAGAGCTGGGGCGCCGAGGCCGCggggcccgcgccgccgccccccgccgccggggACACCAGCGACTGGACTTCCAGCGACGGCGACACGGCCGGCGCCCCGGacggcgcggggggcggcggcggctcggAGGCGGCCGGCTCCGCGCGGGACGGGCGGCCCGCCGTGTCGGTGGTGGAGCGCAACGCGCGCGTCATCCAGTGGCTGTACGGCTGCCagcgcgcccgggccccgccgagGGAGTCCGAGGTGTGACGGGAGAGCTCCCCCGGAGCGCGGGGCTGGACCCGGCCCACCGCCCCGGCCGGGAGGACTCTCGCCTCGGAGGGCGCACGGCGCCTTTGCCCAGCCGCTTCCCTGCATCGTGGGTTCCCCTTTCTGAGCCTTGAGGAGGTGGAACCCCATGAGGCCTGcagccaagggggggggggggggaccgggcggCCTCGTGGCCCCTGTGGAGGCCGGGTCGGAGGCGtgatggggtggaggagggggaagaggagcgAGGCTACTGAATAAAGCTAACCTGAGATTTCAATGGGCCTCGAGTTTGGTTTAGGGGACGGAGGTGGAGGAAGCAGGTCCGGGCTGATGGGAGTGATGGCTGTGGGTAAATATTTAACCTCCCGGGGACCAAAGCCTGCACCCCGGGGTTATTAAAGCGCCAAGGTAGCAGATGATAATAACAGCAGCATCTTGGAATGGCTGTAACCCGTGTGGCTCCGTGCCTGGGATATCAAGGAGCTCGGTGCACAGCAGCTGCTTTGACCAGTACGGCCTCGCACTGACGCTGTGACAGCCGTCTCTCTGACACCCACGTGGGGGTGCATCCGTGCTAGATCCTGGGCAGGGATCCCCGGAATTCCCAGAGCTTTGCTGCCCCCTCGTGGTCGCTAGGAAGGGCCCAGCGGCCACTGAAACCGGGGATCCTCAGACCAGGGGTTTGTTACCTGCCCGAAATCTCAATTTCCCTCAGCGACACCCAAGGTCACCTGTTccccctcagtttcccctttctAAGTCTCGGCGCATGCTCCTCCTCCCCGGGCTTCGGTTACTTTCTTCCCGCTCATCGCTCTGGGGTCGAAGCCTTCCTGACAGCCCTTCAGCTCGCCCGAGCCTCAGTTTGTCACGCCGTGTAGTTAAGTTCTCTGTGAGTCTCTGGCTGTTCTCACTGTGCAGGAACCGAGCACGGAGGAGGGCGAGAGGCCGAgcctgtcccccccgcccccccccccccgattccTGGTACAACTGTGCGGTGAACTTAGCCATCCATCCTGGCGCCACGATTTTCTCCGATTCCACCTGATGTCGCCCACTCCCCCCTCtgtctgggcaaaaaaaaacaaaacacttgcacGGGGTGTCCGGTCAGGGTTTTAATGGAGAGGGAGCGGGGTCCGGAGCCCCTTCGGCCCCGGGCCTGCTAGTCGCCCTTGGGGGCCGCCTTCACCCTCATCTCGGCCAGCTTGTGGGTGAGGAAGCCCCACTTGAAGCCGGCCGTGGGGTCCGCCTCCTGCGGCTCGGGGCGCCGGGCGGCGTCCTCCGCGGCTTCATCCCCGGGCTCCGGGTCGGGGTCCGGGGTGGGCTCGGCGCCCCGCAGCATGGACGCGGCCAgcgcctgctgctgctgccacctgctggcGAACGCGTCCCAGAACCCCGGCCCGCGCGGCTCCGCCTCCGCCGcctccgccaccgccgccgcctgcGAGGGTGGCTGCGCCAGCGGGCTGCAAGACAGGGGTGAGGGCGGCGGGCCGGGGCGTGAGGGCGGCGGGTggaggggcaggggtgagggcggggggcagggggaagggtgAAGGcggctggcggggaggggggggcaggggtgagggcgcgggcagaggggcaggggtgagggcggCGGGTGGGGGGTCAGGGATGagggcggtgggggcaggggtggagggcgggggccaggggggaagggtgagggcggctggcggggagggggggcaggggtgaggaggggcggggggcaggggttaGGGTGGTAGGGGCAGGGGTGAAGGCGGCAGGGCGGGGGTAGGGGTGAGGGCGGCGggcctgggggggcaggggtgagggcgggggggtgggggggcgggggtgagggcgggggggcgggggggggcgggggtgagggtgggtggTTGCAGGGTTGAGGGCCGCAGGGTGCAGGGTACCGGTGAGAGCAGCGGGCCggaagcctgggctggctggggaTGTAGGGCCAGATGGGGACATTGGGGACAGGTAATAGGGCGGGAGGAGTCAGAGGCCAGAACCTGCAGCCTGGGGAGGTTTCAGAGGCTCTGGGAAAGAGGTCAGGGTGCGACTGGGGGATTGGGTGACAGGTCTGGGAGAGCAGAGCGGCCTCCCTGGGGAGAGAACCCGGTCAGAGGTCCCCAGGAAAGCAAGAAGCAGGAGGAGCCAGGTctggggagctgggggcggggccagatGGGCGTGGTTTCGCTGGGGGCGGAGCTAGATGAGTAGAGGggacacccaccccaccccaccccacacaggGCTTAGAGACTTGTTTAGATTTCACGGATGGAAAAGATGAGGCAAGGAAGGAAGTCAGGTTCTAGTTTTGAAGGGACGTAGGGAGAAGAAATTCTAGATCTGAAATTTAGGGGAGGGAGGACTTGGAGTGCGAAGGGGAAGATATAGGGGGAAGGACAGGCAATGAATTCAGTAGGAGCCTAGAGTCTGGAAAATTCCTTAGAGAGCTCAGTCTGGGAAGAGGTAGGGATGAAttggggaaggagagatggaTGGGGGTTGGCTTGTATGTGTCTAGGCTGGAGGAACGAGCAGAAATGGATTGTGTGCCATAGAGAGCAAGCAGGTAGACTGAGTCTCTGTTGTCTGACCCTTTAGCTCTCGGCTAAAACAGTGTTTCCCAAACTGGTGTGCCTTCTGGTCCTCTGGGACCCCAGACTCCTCTGCCACATCCAACTGAATCAGATGGCTGCCCTCAGGCTCCCTTGGATGGTGAAGGTAGACAATATAGGGGACCCATTGACCTGGATCCAAACCAGAGACTGATGGGAGGAACAGCTTCTTAATCCTAACACAACTGGTAATTTTCTGCAAGATTTGATCTAATCTCCTAGGTAGGCCTGCTTTATCTTGGAACCAACATGTCAGAAAAGGGACCCCAGATGCCTCCCAGCACCACccattaaatacacacacatactggtCAGCACAGGATTCTGGTGGCAGCAGCTTGTCCTCATCTTCTTTGTTAAAGAGTGATGACATTGTCAGCCAGCCTTTCACCCCGACTCCCTGAACCTAGGAAGGGAGGGGCTGAGAGTTAGGGGAGAACCCAGCGCAGCCTCCTGGGGGCTTCATATCAGCTGttaggctccccccccccccgggatgggatggacaaagagaaaagaactcACCCTCCGCGCCAGCTGTGACATGGGGTTGAAGGCCTCCTCAGTGGGTTCTGCTGTCTCAGACTCCACTAACGCTGGGTTCTCCCTCTGAAAcacaagaccccccccccacatgagAGAAGCCCCAGAGAAGTGGCATCTCCCTCCTCTACTGCCTGCCTGGTACATGCACATAAACAAGGTGCCCCAAACCCCAcagaacaaaacacacacacacacacacacacacacacacatctatacctCACACCTCCACCAGGGAGCATGAGAATATGTACAGGTGCAAAGACActggacacacacaaacacacacttataTAGTAAATCCCTGCAGACATCCCTCAGGATACAAACCCGCCCACTTATAGACATACTTAAGACATATAAATAAGGACATGCGTGCTCACACACCTTTACCTGAGCATATTCTACATGGTTACAGCTCTTCACCTGTACATAGGTGTGCTGCAAAGTGCCTCCTCATCCATCAGATACAAAACCCCCCACAACCACAGacacccacacaccacacacaaacaatCCCTGCAAATGCCTGCACTCAGTCATAGAAGCATAGATTCACACTGGATAACATCTAGGTCCAGTTTACAGCTGCACAAACCTCAATCccagcactttctttctttcttttttttttttttttccagtcctgggccttgaactcagggcctgagcactgtccctggtttccttttgctcaaggctagccctctgccacttgagccacagcaccacttctggctgttttctatatatgtggtgctggggaatcgagcccagggcttcatgtatacgaggcaagcactcttgccactaggccacatcctcagccccaaACGCActttttcacatagtatatttCAGATAAGCCCAGCTGGCACACCAACCTATTCCTACCcacccatgccccccccccagttaGTTCCTGCCTCTGTCATACCTATTTGTGCCAACTAACACTTATTTCAGCTTCTGAACATAAGATGGTTCCTAGTTTCAAAAGCTTAatgatttgtatgtgtgtggaatgtgtgtgtgtgtgccagcactgggcttgaactcagggcctgagcactgcctctgagctcttttgctcaaggctagcactctatcacttaagccacatctccacttcaggcatttttgtggttaattggaggtaagtctcatagacttttcctgcccagggtttctttgaaccatgagcctcgggtctcagcctgagtagctggaattacagcatgaaccaccagtgcctagctgctttaggatttttttttttaagccagacttgtgcctgtaatcctagctacacaggaggctaagatctaaggatcaaggtttgaagccagtctgggaaggaaagtccatgagactctcatctctaattaatcccccccccccaagacagaGCTCAAGTAGTAATGCcagaattgagcaaaaaagctcacagtcAGCaaccaggcgctgagttcaagccccaagaaaagcacacacacacacacacacacacacacacacacacacaccccataatgAAACAGAGGCGGCTACAGTAACCCACAAAGCATAAGTgtcatttctcatttcttctaggAAATGGGGCTCACTACATCTCTAAAGACATTCCTCTTGTACCCTGCCCATTATAATGCTGTGTTAAGCTAAGGGTACCCATTTGACTACTGCTCACTGCTCCCAGAAGAATCTCTTCCATGTGGCAGCCCTTGAGATCATGGAGACAGTGCTCCCTCCTCCCATGCCCCCAGGACTTCTGTTCTGTTTTCTAGGATTTGTTAGATCCCCAACACTGAGCCATGCTGACTGCCTTTCCTGAATGTGCCCCAGGCTTGTGTCCatcttctgtctctctttgtacCTCTCATTCATACTGTGCCTCTTCCTTTGCACTCCCAGGAAGCATGGAGGGTACCCACCTCCTCTGCCAGCTCTTCCTCGGGTTCCCCACCGAAGGTCTGTAGCACTTTGGATTTGTAGGTTTTCCAGAAAGCCTGGTTCATGACTGCAGGGGAAAAGGGCCTGGCACTCAGGCCTTCCCTTCTGTGGTTCAGTAGGCACCAGTGGATCTGTCTTCAGGAACTCTTGGTAGAGCCAAGAGCCTGTCCCAGGGATTGGGTGACTTCATTAAAGATGCAATAACCTCCCTAACTGGCACAGGGCCCAGCCAGTGAACCCGATCCAAAGGTGTCTGAGATGGGGGAAAGTTTCTGCCACTTCAATCCTTGTCTTGACCCATACTGGATAGAAAAATGAAGACATCTCTATTCAGGGGCAAAATACTTGAGATCATCTATCTCTTAAGAGTCGTTCTAGAAAGGGCCCCTTCCATTTGTAGTCGTTGGGTCTAGAACTCCCACTGGAGCCTCCTGTGACTGTAGCCATACCAGCTGTGCCCACAACCCAGCCTGTCTTGTGTCCCCAATGCAGACTTTATGTGAACTGCAGTGGGAAGGTCCCCAGGCCCCCCTGAGCTTACATTTCACCCCTTTGTCTGGCCTGGAAACTTACTCGTGTCCCCAGGGATGCACGTGCTTGTCTCCCTGTTTCCTGGCAACAGGTTCCAAAGATCCGGAGGCCCTGAATTATTGCTGAGCTTCTCTGATCCTGTCCGGTGGAGTTAGCTCTGGACAGTCTAGGAGGCACCAGGCCTGGTGAATGAGGAGAGACCCACCCCGAGTACACAATGGCCTTTCTATAAGCACCTCtatgacttcttttctttattttttgtctatcatggagcttgaactcagggctgggtgctgtccactcaaagttagtgctctaccactttgagccacactggttttctggtggttaattgcagataagagtctcatggactttccccgcctgttctaaccacaatccttagatctcagcctcctgactagctaggattacagaccaggCCTCCCTTTCCCCGCTGACCTCTACTACTTCTGTCTTCACTGCCTGAGAACTAGGATCTTtgagacacacacgcacacagtgcATTTGGGTGGGGCAGGGAAAGGCAGAGACCCAGGAAGATAATTGTGAGAAGCTTTGTGTCTGGATTTCTAGTGGGAGAGATAGGATGCCCAACTCAATCGTTGCCATTCGTGTATTAATTTATTCATGTCACAAACATTATCAGTGCCTACCAGAGATGATTAGGTTAAAGCATCTGGAACTCCACCTCCGAGGCTAAGGTGTGGGAACCGGGAGGGAGGGTCGGGTAACGCAGAACATCAGGAACCCGCCCCAAAGCCCCAGGGCACACGCCCTTCCTGGCCCCTCCCTGCCTGACCTCCCGGGGCCCAGGTGAGCCATCTTCGCCCCGCCCCGGCGGCCCCGAGCCCAGCCCTACCACCCATGGCCGCGTGGGGGGCGCGCGAGACTCCGGCGTGGTGGTGGCGTCATCAGAGGCGGTCTGGAGGAGCGGCCCCGCCTCCGGGCGCCCCGTGTCGTCACCGGAAGCGCCGTTCCGCGTGGCTCCTCTCCTCGCCCAGACCTTGGGCTCGGCTGTCACGGGCATGGCTCGCTCCCGCCGGAGCGGCGCGCACCGGGCGCACTCCTTAGCCCGCCAGATGAAGGCTAAGCGTCGGCGGCCGGACCTGGATGAGATTCACCGCGAGCTGCGGCCACAGGGGCTCGCGCGGCCCAAGCCGACCCCGGACTCGGAACCCGACCCCGACCTGCCCGGGGGCGGCCTGCATCGCTGCCTGGCCTGCGCGTGAGTCCAGCCCGGGGCGGAGGAGGTCTGCTATGCCAACCTGGAGCGGTGAGGCCTGGGCCGTGGGCTGCGCCGTCTCCTCTCTAGGAGTCCGGGGCGCAGCCCTCGTGTCCTCCCTTCAGGCCAGGGGCCCGGCGCCGGGGAAAGAGCTGGGATCACGGAGGTAGGCGTACTCGAGACATCACTTCCTCAGCCTTCTCACTCCTATCCCTGCAGGAGGTATTTTATCGATTCCGCCAACCTTAAGACACATTTACGATCCAAAGACCACAAGAAAAGGTATGAAGTAAAGCAGAAGGATGGGCCAGGGCAGGCACGGCTTGCATCTGGTCAACTCCCAGCTCCtattcttctttctctcaggCTGAAGCAGCTGACCATCGAACCCTACAgtcaggaagaggcagagagggcaGCGGGCATGGGGTCGTACGTGCCCCCCCAGCGGCTGTCAGTGCCCACAGAAGTGTCCACTGAGGTTCCCGAGATGGACACATCTATCTGAAGATGAAGGGCAGAGGagttgctcaaggacagtgctgcaAGGACTAGGCTGGGAGAGAGTGTATCAGCCTCTCTGGGCTCTGGGTTTGAGGTTTGGAGGGCTGTTTCTGATGCCCTTCCTTCAATAAAGGAGCTGGACAAAGAAGACTTGCCTCTGACTCTAACTTCTAGGCCAATGCTGCAAACCCTCGGCTTTATAAAAGTTTCTCTTCTACTTACTTTGCACAAGGCCCTGGTGTCAGCCTTGGAATTTGCATCCCTGCCCTCCTTCTGGGTCCTAGcatctgagttgaagcccaggtGTAATGTAAGGCAAGACTGATCCTCAGAGAAGAtaatgccaggtgctagtggttcatacctgtaatcctagctactaagacaGCTGAGAtccgtggtttgaaaccagcccactgaggaaaatctatgagattcttatctaaccacagaaagccagaagtggaactgtggttcaagtggaagagtgcctgccttgagcataaaagctcagaacagcacccaggccctgatttcaagccccaggactgacaaaagaaaaaagaagtgctaAAGAATAATGAACCCTGACTAGTGGTTACTACATTGGAATAAAAAGGGGTGAGGGGCTAATAAAGCTTTTTTGGAGGTCATTgctggtggcatatgcctataaacctagatactttggaggctgaaaatGGGAGAATGGtgcttcaaggccagccctagtagaaaagttcaagaggccccttgaacttttttttttgtccccctagtcctg
Encoded here:
- the Fam110d gene encoding protein FAM110D — protein: MPLASPSTQSGGRTPSAVERLEADKAKYVKTHQVIVRRQEPALRGGPGPLTPHPCNELGRPASPRTPGPARRGSGRRQPRPDSLIFYRQKRDCKASVNKENAKGQGLVRRLFLGASRDAAPSSPGPAERPAAAAAPGGWAASPDTPEAARKRALCPSCSLPLSEKERFFNYCGLERALVEVLGAERFSPQSWGAEAAGPAPPPPAAGDTSDWTSSDGDTAGAPDGAGGGGGSEAAGSARDGRPAVSVVERNARVIQWLYGCQRARAPPRESEV
- the C7H1orf232 gene encoding uncharacterized protein C1orf232 homolog; the encoded protein is MNQAFWKTYKSKVLQTFGGEPEEELAEERENPALVESETAEPTEEAFNPMSQLARRVQGVGVKGWLTMSSLFNKEDEDKLLPPESCADHPLAQPPSQAAAVAEAAEAEPRGPGFWDAFASRWQQQQALAASMLRGAEPTPDPDPEPGDEAAEDAARRPEPQEADPTAGFKWGFLTHKLAEMRVKAAPKGD
- the Znf593 gene encoding zinc finger protein 593; this translates as MARSRRSGAHRAHSLARQMKAKRRRPDLDEIHRELRPQGLARPKPTPDSEPDPDLPGGGLHRCLACARYFIDSANLKTHLRSKDHKKRLKQLTIEPYSQEEAERAAGMGSYVPPQRLSVPTEVSTEVPEMDTSI